In one window of Thermus aquaticus DNA:
- a CDS encoding class I SAM-dependent methyltransferase, protein MDPFAPIAEAYEAWYETPLGAFVIAEEERALLRLLPPGESLLEVGAGTGYWLRRLPYPRKVGLEPSEAMRRLGQARAPEAVWVAGRGEDLPFGEGSFDLVLLFTTLEFVEDVEKTLSEARRVLRPGGALLVGILEALSPWAALYRRLGEKGVLPWTRARFLSREDLLALLGPPEAEAGAVHLAPEAPPPFLEAEAAGRRAGNRPALYLGRWR, encoded by the coding sequence GTGGACCCCTTCGCCCCCATCGCCGAGGCCTACGAGGCCTGGTACGAGACCCCCTTGGGGGCCTTCGTCATCGCCGAGGAGGAAAGGGCCCTTCTTCGCCTTCTCCCCCCGGGAGAAAGCCTCCTGGAGGTGGGGGCGGGCACGGGGTACTGGCTCAGGCGCCTCCCCTACCCGAGGAAGGTGGGCCTCGAGCCCTCGGAGGCCATGCGCCGCCTGGGCCAGGCCCGGGCCCCGGAGGCGGTCTGGGTGGCGGGCCGGGGGGAGGATCTGCCCTTTGGCGAAGGGAGCTTTGACCTGGTCCTCCTCTTCACCACGCTGGAGTTCGTGGAGGACGTGGAGAAGACCCTTTCCGAGGCCCGGCGGGTCCTGAGACCAGGAGGGGCCCTTCTTGTGGGCATCCTCGAGGCCCTTTCCCCGTGGGCCGCCCTCTACCGGCGGCTTGGGGAGAAAGGGGTCCTCCCCTGGACCCGGGCCCGCTTCCTCTCCCGGGAGGACCTCCTTGCCCTCCTGGGGCCCCCGGAGGCGGAGGCGGGGGCGGTCCACCTGGCCCCGGAGGCCCCTCCGCCCTTCCTCGAGGCCGAGGCCGCGGGGAGGCGGGCCGGGAACCGCCCCGCCCTATACTTGGGAAGATGGCGGTGA